The Pongo abelii isolate AG06213 chromosome 23, NHGRI_mPonAbe1-v2.0_pri, whole genome shotgun sequence genome includes a window with the following:
- the C23H22orf15 gene encoding uncharacterized protein C22orf15 homolog isoform X29 translates to MGEKSPHMGDGWRVLQGSLSNRSGCSVLVNTSCRLVNLTAHLRQKAGLPPDASFHVLPVTIALLAEDGNLVSLEEDLKEGASRAQTMGNSLLKERAIYVLVRIISKRERTWPLPAMSPYWRTWMTITQSWQRNCAGCQASPLQATTGGSVWALGVAAMSKAPLQGPERALIKGMDCTL, encoded by the exons ATGGGAGAAAAGTCACCACACATGGGAGATGGATGGAGGGTTCTCCAAGGCAGTTTAAGCAACAGAT CTGGCTGCTCCGTGCTGGTGAACACCTCTTGCAGGCTGGTGAACCTCACCGCCCACCTGAGGCAGAAAGCAGGGTTGCCCCCAGATG CCTCTTTCCATGTCCTCCCAGTGACCATTGCTCTCCTGGCTGAGGACGGCAACCTAGTGAGCCTGGAGGAGGACCTGAAGGAAGGGGCTTCCCGGGCCCAAACCATGGGCAACTCCCTGCTGAAGGAGCGAGCCATATATGTCCTCGTTCGGATCATCAGTAAG AGGGAGAGGACATGGCCTCTACCCGCTATGAGTCCCTACTGGAGAACCTGGATGACCATTACCCAGAGCTGGCAG AGGAACTGTGCAGGCTGTCAGGCCTCTCCTCTGCAGGCCACAACTGGAGGAAGCGTGTGGGCACTCGGCGTGGCCGCCATGAGCAAAGCCCCACTTCAAGGCCCAGAAAG ggCCCTGATTAAGGGGATGGATTGCACACTGTAG
- the C23H22orf15 gene encoding uncharacterized protein C22orf15 homolog isoform X32 has translation MGEKSPHMGDGWRVLQGSLSNRSGCSVLVNTSCRLVNLTAHLRQKAGLPPDVTIALLAEDGNLVSLEEDLKEGASRAQTMGNSLLKERAIYVLVRIISKRERTWPLPAMSPYWRTWMTITQSWQRNCAGCQASPLQATTGGSVWALGVAAMSKAPLQGPERALIKGMDCTL, from the exons ATGGGAGAAAAGTCACCACACATGGGAGATGGATGGAGGGTTCTCCAAGGCAGTTTAAGCAACAGAT CTGGCTGCTCCGTGCTGGTGAACACCTCTTGCAGGCTGGTGAACCTCACCGCCCACCTGAGGCAGAAAGCAGGGTTGCCCCCAGATG TGACCATTGCTCTCCTGGCTGAGGACGGCAACCTAGTGAGCCTGGAGGAGGACCTGAAGGAAGGGGCTTCCCGGGCCCAAACCATGGGCAACTCCCTGCTGAAGGAGCGAGCCATATATGTCCTCGTTCGGATCATCAGTAAG AGGGAGAGGACATGGCCTCTACCCGCTATGAGTCCCTACTGGAGAACCTGGATGACCATTACCCAGAGCTGGCAG AGGAACTGTGCAGGCTGTCAGGCCTCTCCTCTGCAGGCCACAACTGGAGGAAGCGTGTGGGCACTCGGCGTGGCCGCCATGAGCAAAGCCCCACTTCAAGGCCCAGAAAG ggCCCTGATTAAGGGGATGGATTGCACACTGTAG
- the C23H22orf15 gene encoding uncharacterized protein C22orf15 homolog isoform X21: MFCRTQKTNTWESPHMGEKSPHMGDGWRVLQGSLSNRSGCSVLVNTSCRLVNLTAHLRQKAGLPPDVTIALLAEDGNLVSLEEDLKEGASRAQTMGNSLLKERAIYVLVRIISKRERTWPLPAMSPYWRTWMTITQSWQRNCAGCQASPLQATTGGSVWALGVAAMSKAPLQGPERALIKGMDCTL, from the exons ATGTTTTGCAGGACTCAAAAGACCAACACTTGGGAGTCACCACACATGGGAGAAAAGTCACCACACATGGGAGATGGATGGAGGGTTCTCCAAGGCAGTTTAAGCAACAGAT CTGGCTGCTCCGTGCTGGTGAACACCTCTTGCAGGCTGGTGAACCTCACCGCCCACCTGAGGCAGAAAGCAGGGTTGCCCCCAGATG TGACCATTGCTCTCCTGGCTGAGGACGGCAACCTAGTGAGCCTGGAGGAGGACCTGAAGGAAGGGGCTTCCCGGGCCCAAACCATGGGCAACTCCCTGCTGAAGGAGCGAGCCATATATGTCCTCGTTCGGATCATCAGTAAG AGGGAGAGGACATGGCCTCTACCCGCTATGAGTCCCTACTGGAGAACCTGGATGACCATTACCCAGAGCTGGCAG AGGAACTGTGCAGGCTGTCAGGCCTCTCCTCTGCAGGCCACAACTGGAGGAAGCGTGTGGGCACTCGGCGTGGCCGCCATGAGCAAAGCCCCACTTCAAGGCCCAGAAAG ggCCCTGATTAAGGGGATGGATTGCACACTGTAG
- the C23H22orf15 gene encoding uncharacterized protein C22orf15 homolog isoform X35 codes for MFIKVMFGAGCSVLVNTSCRLVNLTAHLRQKAGLPPDVTIALLAEDGNLVSLEEDLKEGASRAQTMGNSLLKERAIYVLVRIISKRERTWPLPAMSPYWRTWMTITQSWQRNCAGCQASPLQATTGGSVWALGVAAMSKAPLQGPERALIKGMDCTL; via the exons ATGTTTATCAAGGTGATGTTTGGGG CTGGCTGCTCCGTGCTGGTGAACACCTCTTGCAGGCTGGTGAACCTCACCGCCCACCTGAGGCAGAAAGCAGGGTTGCCCCCAGATG TGACCATTGCTCTCCTGGCTGAGGACGGCAACCTAGTGAGCCTGGAGGAGGACCTGAAGGAAGGGGCTTCCCGGGCCCAAACCATGGGCAACTCCCTGCTGAAGGAGCGAGCCATATATGTCCTCGTTCGGATCATCAGTAAG AGGGAGAGGACATGGCCTCTACCCGCTATGAGTCCCTACTGGAGAACCTGGATGACCATTACCCAGAGCTGGCAG AGGAACTGTGCAGGCTGTCAGGCCTCTCCTCTGCAGGCCACAACTGGAGGAAGCGTGTGGGCACTCGGCGTGGCCGCCATGAGCAAAGCCCCACTTCAAGGCCCAGAAAG ggCCCTGATTAAGGGGATGGATTGCACACTGTAG
- the C23H22orf15 gene encoding uncharacterized protein C22orf15 homolog isoform X23, with protein sequence MFCRTQKTNTWESPHMGEKSPHMGDGWRVLQGSLSNRSGCSVLVNTSCRLVNLTAHLRQKAGLPPDASFHVLPVTIALLAEDGNLVSLEEDLKEGASRAQTMGNSLLKERAIYVLVRIISKRERTWPLPAMSPYWRTWMTITQSWQATTGGSVWALGVAAMSKAPLQGPERALIKGMDCTL encoded by the exons ATGTTTTGCAGGACTCAAAAGACCAACACTTGGGAGTCACCACACATGGGAGAAAAGTCACCACACATGGGAGATGGATGGAGGGTTCTCCAAGGCAGTTTAAGCAACAGAT CTGGCTGCTCCGTGCTGGTGAACACCTCTTGCAGGCTGGTGAACCTCACCGCCCACCTGAGGCAGAAAGCAGGGTTGCCCCCAGATG CCTCTTTCCATGTCCTCCCAGTGACCATTGCTCTCCTGGCTGAGGACGGCAACCTAGTGAGCCTGGAGGAGGACCTGAAGGAAGGGGCTTCCCGGGCCCAAACCATGGGCAACTCCCTGCTGAAGGAGCGAGCCATATATGTCCTCGTTCGGATCATCAGTAAG AGGGAGAGGACATGGCCTCTACCCGCTATGAGTCCCTACTGGAGAACCTGGATGACCATTACCCAGAGCTGGCAG GCCACAACTGGAGGAAGCGTGTGGGCACTCGGCGTGGCCGCCATGAGCAAAGCCCCACTTCAAGGCCCAGAAAG ggCCCTGATTAAGGGGATGGATTGCACACTGTAG
- the C23H22orf15 gene encoding uncharacterized protein C22orf15 homolog isoform X18 yields MFCRTQKTNTWESPHMGEKSPHMGDGWRVLQGSLSNRSGCSVLVNTSCRLVNLTAHLRQKAGLPPDASFHVLPVTIALLAEDGNLVSLEEDLKEGASRAQTMGNSLLKERAIYVLVRIISKRERTWPLPAMSPYWRTWMTITQSWQRNCAGCQASPLQATTGGSVWALGVAAMSKAPLQGPERALIKGMDCTL; encoded by the exons ATGTTTTGCAGGACTCAAAAGACCAACACTTGGGAGTCACCACACATGGGAGAAAAGTCACCACACATGGGAGATGGATGGAGGGTTCTCCAAGGCAGTTTAAGCAACAGAT CTGGCTGCTCCGTGCTGGTGAACACCTCTTGCAGGCTGGTGAACCTCACCGCCCACCTGAGGCAGAAAGCAGGGTTGCCCCCAGATG CCTCTTTCCATGTCCTCCCAGTGACCATTGCTCTCCTGGCTGAGGACGGCAACCTAGTGAGCCTGGAGGAGGACCTGAAGGAAGGGGCTTCCCGGGCCCAAACCATGGGCAACTCCCTGCTGAAGGAGCGAGCCATATATGTCCTCGTTCGGATCATCAGTAAG AGGGAGAGGACATGGCCTCTACCCGCTATGAGTCCCTACTGGAGAACCTGGATGACCATTACCCAGAGCTGGCAG AGGAACTGTGCAGGCTGTCAGGCCTCTCCTCTGCAGGCCACAACTGGAGGAAGCGTGTGGGCACTCGGCGTGGCCGCCATGAGCAAAGCCCCACTTCAAGGCCCAGAAAG ggCCCTGATTAAGGGGATGGATTGCACACTGTAG
- the C23H22orf15 gene encoding uncharacterized protein C22orf15 homolog isoform X39 produces the protein MFIKVMFGAGCSVLVNTSCRLVNLTAHLRQKAGLPPDVTIALLAEDGNLVSLEEDLKEGASRAQTMGNSLLKERAIYVLVRIISKRERTWPLPAMSPYWRTWMTITQSWQATTGGSVWALGVAAMSKAPLQGPERALIKGMDCTL, from the exons ATGTTTATCAAGGTGATGTTTGGGG CTGGCTGCTCCGTGCTGGTGAACACCTCTTGCAGGCTGGTGAACCTCACCGCCCACCTGAGGCAGAAAGCAGGGTTGCCCCCAGATG TGACCATTGCTCTCCTGGCTGAGGACGGCAACCTAGTGAGCCTGGAGGAGGACCTGAAGGAAGGGGCTTCCCGGGCCCAAACCATGGGCAACTCCCTGCTGAAGGAGCGAGCCATATATGTCCTCGTTCGGATCATCAGTAAG AGGGAGAGGACATGGCCTCTACCCGCTATGAGTCCCTACTGGAGAACCTGGATGACCATTACCCAGAGCTGGCAG GCCACAACTGGAGGAAGCGTGTGGGCACTCGGCGTGGCCGCCATGAGCAAAGCCCCACTTCAAGGCCCAGAAAG ggCCCTGATTAAGGGGATGGATTGCACACTGTAG
- the C23H22orf15 gene encoding uncharacterized protein C22orf15 homolog isoform X6, with amino-acid sequence MFCRTQKTNTWESPHMGEKSPHMGDGWRVLQGSLSNRSGCSVLVNTSCRLVNLTAHLRQKAGLPPDASFHVLPVTIALLAEDGNLVSLEEDLKEGASRAQTMGNSLLKERAIYVLVRIISKRERTWPLPAMSPYWRTWMTITQSWQRNCAGCQASPLQATTGGSVWALGVAAMSKAPLQGPERPRDLAHYCQLAKLDSDPRRLAMTSALCDQVQTDNPAGLLLQNLELLRSCISKRGKGPD; translated from the exons ATGTTTTGCAGGACTCAAAAGACCAACACTTGGGAGTCACCACACATGGGAGAAAAGTCACCACACATGGGAGATGGATGGAGGGTTCTCCAAGGCAGTTTAAGCAACAGAT CTGGCTGCTCCGTGCTGGTGAACACCTCTTGCAGGCTGGTGAACCTCACCGCCCACCTGAGGCAGAAAGCAGGGTTGCCCCCAGATG CCTCTTTCCATGTCCTCCCAGTGACCATTGCTCTCCTGGCTGAGGACGGCAACCTAGTGAGCCTGGAGGAGGACCTGAAGGAAGGGGCTTCCCGGGCCCAAACCATGGGCAACTCCCTGCTGAAGGAGCGAGCCATATATGTCCTCGTTCGGATCATCAGTAAG AGGGAGAGGACATGGCCTCTACCCGCTATGAGTCCCTACTGGAGAACCTGGATGACCATTACCCAGAGCTGGCAG AGGAACTGTGCAGGCTGTCAGGCCTCTCCTCTGCAGGCCACAACTGGAGGAAGCGTGTGGGCACTCGGCGTGGCCGCCATGAGCAAAGCCCCACTTCAAGGCCCAGAAAG GCCCAGGGACCTGGCACACTACTGCCAACTAGCCAAGTTGGACTCAGACCCAAGGAGGTTAGCCATGACTTCTGCCTTGTGTGATCAGGTGCAAACAGACAACCCAGCAGGACTCCTCTTGCAGAATCTGGAATTGCTGAGAAGTTGCATCAGCAAGAGGGGCAAG ggCCCTGATTAA
- the C23H22orf15 gene encoding uncharacterized protein C22orf15 homolog isoform X8, producing the protein MFCRTQKTNTWESPHMGEKSPHMGDGWRVLQGSLSNRSGCSVLVNTSCRLVNLTAHLRQKAGLPPDVTIALLAEDGNLVSLEEDLKEGASRAQTMGNSLLKERAIYVLVRIISKRERTWPLPAMSPYWRTWMTITQSWQRNCAGCQASPLQATTGGSVWALGVAAMSKAPLQGPERPRDLAHYCQLAKLDSDPRRLAMTSALCDQVQTDNPAGLLLQNLELLRSCISKRGKGPD; encoded by the exons ATGTTTTGCAGGACTCAAAAGACCAACACTTGGGAGTCACCACACATGGGAGAAAAGTCACCACACATGGGAGATGGATGGAGGGTTCTCCAAGGCAGTTTAAGCAACAGAT CTGGCTGCTCCGTGCTGGTGAACACCTCTTGCAGGCTGGTGAACCTCACCGCCCACCTGAGGCAGAAAGCAGGGTTGCCCCCAGATG TGACCATTGCTCTCCTGGCTGAGGACGGCAACCTAGTGAGCCTGGAGGAGGACCTGAAGGAAGGGGCTTCCCGGGCCCAAACCATGGGCAACTCCCTGCTGAAGGAGCGAGCCATATATGTCCTCGTTCGGATCATCAGTAAG AGGGAGAGGACATGGCCTCTACCCGCTATGAGTCCCTACTGGAGAACCTGGATGACCATTACCCAGAGCTGGCAG AGGAACTGTGCAGGCTGTCAGGCCTCTCCTCTGCAGGCCACAACTGGAGGAAGCGTGTGGGCACTCGGCGTGGCCGCCATGAGCAAAGCCCCACTTCAAGGCCCAGAAAG GCCCAGGGACCTGGCACACTACTGCCAACTAGCCAAGTTGGACTCAGACCCAAGGAGGTTAGCCATGACTTCTGCCTTGTGTGATCAGGTGCAAACAGACAACCCAGCAGGACTCCTCTTGCAGAATCTGGAATTGCTGAGAAGTTGCATCAGCAAGAGGGGCAAG ggCCCTGATTAA
- the C23H22orf15 gene encoding uncharacterized protein C22orf15 homolog isoform X17: MFIKVMFGAGCSVLVNTSCRLVNLTAHLRQKAGLPPDVTIALLAEDGNLVSLEEDLKEGASRAQTMGNSLLKERAIYVLVRIISKRERTWPLPAMSPYWRTWMTITQSWQATTGGSVWALGVAAMSKAPLQGPERPRDLAHYCQLAKLDSDPRRLAMTSALCDQVQTDNPAGLLLQNLELLRSCISKRGKGPD, translated from the exons ATGTTTATCAAGGTGATGTTTGGGG CTGGCTGCTCCGTGCTGGTGAACACCTCTTGCAGGCTGGTGAACCTCACCGCCCACCTGAGGCAGAAAGCAGGGTTGCCCCCAGATG TGACCATTGCTCTCCTGGCTGAGGACGGCAACCTAGTGAGCCTGGAGGAGGACCTGAAGGAAGGGGCTTCCCGGGCCCAAACCATGGGCAACTCCCTGCTGAAGGAGCGAGCCATATATGTCCTCGTTCGGATCATCAGTAAG AGGGAGAGGACATGGCCTCTACCCGCTATGAGTCCCTACTGGAGAACCTGGATGACCATTACCCAGAGCTGGCAG GCCACAACTGGAGGAAGCGTGTGGGCACTCGGCGTGGCCGCCATGAGCAAAGCCCCACTTCAAGGCCCAGAAAG GCCCAGGGACCTGGCACACTACTGCCAACTAGCCAAGTTGGACTCAGACCCAAGGAGGTTAGCCATGACTTCTGCCTTGTGTGATCAGGTGCAAACAGACAACCCAGCAGGACTCCTCTTGCAGAATCTGGAATTGCTGAGAAGTTGCATCAGCAAGAGGGGCAAG ggCCCTGATTAA
- the C23H22orf15 gene encoding uncharacterized protein C22orf15 homolog isoform X13 yields MFIKVMFGAGCSVLVNTSCRLVNLTAHLRQKAGLPPDVTIALLAEDGNLVSLEEDLKEGASRAQTMGNSLLKERAIYVLVRIISKRERTWPLPAMSPYWRTWMTITQSWQRNCAGCQASPLQATTGGSVWALGVAAMSKAPLQGPERPRDLAHYCQLAKLDSDPRRLAMTSALCDQVQTDNPAGLLLQNLELLRSCISKRGKGPD; encoded by the exons ATGTTTATCAAGGTGATGTTTGGGG CTGGCTGCTCCGTGCTGGTGAACACCTCTTGCAGGCTGGTGAACCTCACCGCCCACCTGAGGCAGAAAGCAGGGTTGCCCCCAGATG TGACCATTGCTCTCCTGGCTGAGGACGGCAACCTAGTGAGCCTGGAGGAGGACCTGAAGGAAGGGGCTTCCCGGGCCCAAACCATGGGCAACTCCCTGCTGAAGGAGCGAGCCATATATGTCCTCGTTCGGATCATCAGTAAG AGGGAGAGGACATGGCCTCTACCCGCTATGAGTCCCTACTGGAGAACCTGGATGACCATTACCCAGAGCTGGCAG AGGAACTGTGCAGGCTGTCAGGCCTCTCCTCTGCAGGCCACAACTGGAGGAAGCGTGTGGGCACTCGGCGTGGCCGCCATGAGCAAAGCCCCACTTCAAGGCCCAGAAAG GCCCAGGGACCTGGCACACTACTGCCAACTAGCCAAGTTGGACTCAGACCCAAGGAGGTTAGCCATGACTTCTGCCTTGTGTGATCAGGTGCAAACAGACAACCCAGCAGGACTCCTCTTGCAGAATCTGGAATTGCTGAGAAGTTGCATCAGCAAGAGGGGCAAG ggCCCTGATTAA
- the C23H22orf15 gene encoding uncharacterized protein C22orf15 homolog isoform X38, translating into MFIKVMFGAGCSVLVNTSCRLVNLTAHLRQKAGLPPDVTIALLAEDGNLVSLEEDLKEGASRAQTMGNSLLKERAIYVLVRIIKGEDMASTRYESLLENLDDHYPELAEELCRLSGLSSAGHNWRKRVGTRRGRHEQSPTSRPRKGPD; encoded by the exons ATGTTTATCAAGGTGATGTTTGGGG CTGGCTGCTCCGTGCTGGTGAACACCTCTTGCAGGCTGGTGAACCTCACCGCCCACCTGAGGCAGAAAGCAGGGTTGCCCCCAGATG TGACCATTGCTCTCCTGGCTGAGGACGGCAACCTAGTGAGCCTGGAGGAGGACCTGAAGGAAGGGGCTTCCCGGGCCCAAACCATGGGCAACTCCCTGCTGAAGGAGCGAGCCATATATGTCCTCGTTCGGATCATCA AGGGAGAGGACATGGCCTCTACCCGCTATGAGTCCCTACTGGAGAACCTGGATGACCATTACCCAGAGCTGGCAG AGGAACTGTGCAGGCTGTCAGGCCTCTCCTCTGCAGGCCACAACTGGAGGAAGCGTGTGGGCACTCGGCGTGGCCGCCATGAGCAAAGCCCCACTTCAAGGCCCAGAAAG ggCCCTGATTAA
- the C23H22orf15 gene encoding uncharacterized protein C22orf15 homolog isoform X26 yields MFCRTQKTNTWESPHMGEKSPHMGDGWRVLQGSLSNRSGCSVLVNTSCRLVNLTAHLRQKAGLPPDASFHVLPVTIALLAEDGNLVSLEEDLKEGASRAQTMGNSLLKERAIYVLVRIISKVAQEGEDMASTRYESLLENLDDHYPELAGHNWRKRVGTRRGRHEQSPTSRPRKGPD; encoded by the exons ATGTTTTGCAGGACTCAAAAGACCAACACTTGGGAGTCACCACACATGGGAGAAAAGTCACCACACATGGGAGATGGATGGAGGGTTCTCCAAGGCAGTTTAAGCAACAGAT CTGGCTGCTCCGTGCTGGTGAACACCTCTTGCAGGCTGGTGAACCTCACCGCCCACCTGAGGCAGAAAGCAGGGTTGCCCCCAGATG CCTCTTTCCATGTCCTCCCAGTGACCATTGCTCTCCTGGCTGAGGACGGCAACCTAGTGAGCCTGGAGGAGGACCTGAAGGAAGGGGCTTCCCGGGCCCAAACCATGGGCAACTCCCTGCTGAAGGAGCGAGCCATATATGTCCTCGTTCGGATCATCAGTAAGGTGGCCCAAG AGGGAGAGGACATGGCCTCTACCCGCTATGAGTCCCTACTGGAGAACCTGGATGACCATTACCCAGAGCTGGCAG GCCACAACTGGAGGAAGCGTGTGGGCACTCGGCGTGGCCGCCATGAGCAAAGCCCCACTTCAAGGCCCAGAAAG ggCCCTGATTAA
- the C23H22orf15 gene encoding uncharacterized protein C22orf15 homolog isoform X10 — translation MFCRTQKTNTWESPHMGEKSPHMGDGWRVLQGSLSNRSGCSVLVNTSCRLVNLTAHLRQKAGLPPDASFHVLPVTIALLAEDGNLVSLEEDLKEGASRAQTMGNSLLKERAIYVLVRIISKRERTWPLPAMSPYWRTWMTITQSWQVSVRVQPRGRAHLLPNPYQQDFPGLPEELCRLSGLSSAGHNWRKRVGTRRGRHEQSPTSRPRKGPD, via the exons ATGTTTTGCAGGACTCAAAAGACCAACACTTGGGAGTCACCACACATGGGAGAAAAGTCACCACACATGGGAGATGGATGGAGGGTTCTCCAAGGCAGTTTAAGCAACAGAT CTGGCTGCTCCGTGCTGGTGAACACCTCTTGCAGGCTGGTGAACCTCACCGCCCACCTGAGGCAGAAAGCAGGGTTGCCCCCAGATG CCTCTTTCCATGTCCTCCCAGTGACCATTGCTCTCCTGGCTGAGGACGGCAACCTAGTGAGCCTGGAGGAGGACCTGAAGGAAGGGGCTTCCCGGGCCCAAACCATGGGCAACTCCCTGCTGAAGGAGCGAGCCATATATGTCCTCGTTCGGATCATCAGTAAG AGGGAGAGGACATGGCCTCTACCCGCTATGAGTCCCTACTGGAGAACCTGGATGACCATTACCCAGAGCTGGCAGGTGAGTGTCAGGGTACAGCCCAGGGGGAGGGCACACCTTCTCCCTAACCCCTACCAACAGGACTTCCCGGGCCTTCCAGAGGAACTGTGCAGGCTGTCAGGCCTCTCCTCTGCAGGCCACAACTGGAGGAAGCGTGTGGGCACTCGGCGTGGCCGCCATGAGCAAAGCCCCACTTCAAGGCCCAGAAAG ggCCCTGATTAA
- the C23H22orf15 gene encoding uncharacterized protein C22orf15 homolog isoform X40 yields MGEKSPHMGDGWRVLQGSLSNRSGCSVLVNTSCRLVNLTAHLRQKAGLPPDVTIALLAEDGNLVSLEEDLKEGASRAQTMGNSLLKERAIYVLVRIIKGEDMASTRYESLLENLDDHYPELAGHNWRKRVGTRRGRHEQSPTSRPRKGPD; encoded by the exons ATGGGAGAAAAGTCACCACACATGGGAGATGGATGGAGGGTTCTCCAAGGCAGTTTAAGCAACAGAT CTGGCTGCTCCGTGCTGGTGAACACCTCTTGCAGGCTGGTGAACCTCACCGCCCACCTGAGGCAGAAAGCAGGGTTGCCCCCAGATG TGACCATTGCTCTCCTGGCTGAGGACGGCAACCTAGTGAGCCTGGAGGAGGACCTGAAGGAAGGGGCTTCCCGGGCCCAAACCATGGGCAACTCCCTGCTGAAGGAGCGAGCCATATATGTCCTCGTTCGGATCATCA AGGGAGAGGACATGGCCTCTACCCGCTATGAGTCCCTACTGGAGAACCTGGATGACCATTACCCAGAGCTGGCAG GCCACAACTGGAGGAAGCGTGTGGGCACTCGGCGTGGCCGCCATGAGCAAAGCCCCACTTCAAGGCCCAGAAAG ggCCCTGATTAA
- the C23H22orf15 gene encoding uncharacterized protein C22orf15 homolog isoform X20 — protein sequence MFCRTQKTNTWESPHMGEKSPHMGDGWRVLQGSLSNRSGCSVLVNTSCRLVNLTAHLRQKAGLPPDASFHVLPVTIALLAEDGNLVSLEEDLKEGASRAQTMGNSLLKERAIYVLVRIISKVAQEGEDMASTRYESLLENLDDHYPELAEELCRLSGLSSAGHNWRKRVGTRRGRHEQSPTSRPRKGPD from the exons ATGTTTTGCAGGACTCAAAAGACCAACACTTGGGAGTCACCACACATGGGAGAAAAGTCACCACACATGGGAGATGGATGGAGGGTTCTCCAAGGCAGTTTAAGCAACAGAT CTGGCTGCTCCGTGCTGGTGAACACCTCTTGCAGGCTGGTGAACCTCACCGCCCACCTGAGGCAGAAAGCAGGGTTGCCCCCAGATG CCTCTTTCCATGTCCTCCCAGTGACCATTGCTCTCCTGGCTGAGGACGGCAACCTAGTGAGCCTGGAGGAGGACCTGAAGGAAGGGGCTTCCCGGGCCCAAACCATGGGCAACTCCCTGCTGAAGGAGCGAGCCATATATGTCCTCGTTCGGATCATCAGTAAGGTGGCCCAAG AGGGAGAGGACATGGCCTCTACCCGCTATGAGTCCCTACTGGAGAACCTGGATGACCATTACCCAGAGCTGGCAG AGGAACTGTGCAGGCTGTCAGGCCTCTCCTCTGCAGGCCACAACTGGAGGAAGCGTGTGGGCACTCGGCGTGGCCGCCATGAGCAAAGCCCCACTTCAAGGCCCAGAAAG ggCCCTGATTAA
- the C23H22orf15 gene encoding uncharacterized protein C22orf15 homolog isoform X33, with the protein MGEKSPHMGDGWRVLQGSLSNRSGCSVLVNTSCRLVNLTAHLRQKAGLPPDVTIALLAEDGNLVSLEEDLKEGASRAQTMGNSLLKERAIYVLVRIISKVAQEGEDMASTRYESLLENLDDHYPELAEELCRLSGLSSAGHNWRKRVGTRRGRHEQSPTSRPRKGPD; encoded by the exons ATGGGAGAAAAGTCACCACACATGGGAGATGGATGGAGGGTTCTCCAAGGCAGTTTAAGCAACAGAT CTGGCTGCTCCGTGCTGGTGAACACCTCTTGCAGGCTGGTGAACCTCACCGCCCACCTGAGGCAGAAAGCAGGGTTGCCCCCAGATG TGACCATTGCTCTCCTGGCTGAGGACGGCAACCTAGTGAGCCTGGAGGAGGACCTGAAGGAAGGGGCTTCCCGGGCCCAAACCATGGGCAACTCCCTGCTGAAGGAGCGAGCCATATATGTCCTCGTTCGGATCATCAGTAAGGTGGCCCAAG AGGGAGAGGACATGGCCTCTACCCGCTATGAGTCCCTACTGGAGAACCTGGATGACCATTACCCAGAGCTGGCAG AGGAACTGTGCAGGCTGTCAGGCCTCTCCTCTGCAGGCCACAACTGGAGGAAGCGTGTGGGCACTCGGCGTGGCCGCCATGAGCAAAGCCCCACTTCAAGGCCCAGAAAG ggCCCTGATTAA